One genomic region from Trueperaceae bacterium encodes:
- a CDS encoding ABC transporter permease: MSALLDVIRAETFKVLRKRRLYVLAALYWVLLPALVLIVARVVHVNLAGSFANDGGTVDQGLQFFASPIGIARLALSAPAFTSPTLYIVAVTLLAALLIGDERSQNMWKTVLVVQPKRWAVLAGKIVVTMGALAALMLGAAVFGFLFGAVGTTFLPTDFSGAWPPLAGLYLLQLAQLLAPVLLAFLLITLVRSGVLGVVMVLFLPSLIETLYTVLNTIAQLQPLNRINAIFQALRIQNTWQALPKYFFTSNLYNPGRQASGELLGQIGVSGELSGSGPFATLLGTGMTLGHSALVMAGYAVLFGAILFWWFLSRDFD, from the coding sequence GTGAGCGCACTGCTCGACGTAATCAGGGCCGAGACGTTCAAGGTCCTTCGCAAGCGGCGCCTCTACGTGCTCGCCGCCCTCTACTGGGTCCTGCTCCCGGCGCTCGTCCTGATCGTGGCGCGCGTCGTGCACGTGAACCTGGCCGGCTCGTTCGCCAACGACGGCGGCACGGTCGACCAGGGGCTCCAGTTCTTCGCCTCGCCGATCGGCATCGCGCGCCTCGCGCTCTCCGCCCCCGCGTTCACGAGCCCGACGCTGTACATCGTGGCCGTCACGCTACTCGCCGCCCTACTGATCGGCGACGAGCGCTCGCAGAACATGTGGAAGACCGTCCTGGTCGTACAACCCAAGCGCTGGGCCGTGCTGGCCGGCAAGATCGTCGTCACGATGGGCGCGCTCGCGGCCCTCATGCTCGGCGCCGCCGTCTTCGGCTTCCTGTTCGGCGCCGTCGGCACGACGTTCCTGCCGACCGACTTCAGCGGCGCCTGGCCGCCCCTCGCCGGGCTCTACCTGCTCCAGCTCGCGCAGCTGCTCGCCCCGGTCCTCCTCGCCTTCCTGCTCATCACGCTCGTGCGCTCCGGCGTGCTCGGCGTCGTGATGGTCCTGTTCCTGCCGAGCCTCATCGAGACGCTCTACACCGTGCTCAACACCATCGCGCAGCTCCAGCCGCTCAACCGGATCAACGCCATCTTCCAGGCGCTGCGCATCCAGAACACGTGGCAGGCGCTGCCCAAGTACTTCTTCACGAGCAACCTCTACAACCCGGGCAGGCAGGCTTCCGGCGAGCTGCTCGGCCAGATCGGCGTAAGCGGAGAGCTGAGCGGCAGCGGTCCCTTCGCCACCCTACTCGGAACGGGGATGACCCTCGGGCACTCCGCGCTCGTCATGGCGGGCTACGCCGTGCTGTTCGGCGCCATCCTCTTCTGGTGGTTCCTGAGCCGCGACTTCGACTAG